A stretch of Maniola hyperantus chromosome 15, iAphHyp1.2, whole genome shotgun sequence DNA encodes these proteins:
- the LOC138403325 gene encoding histone-lysine N-methyltransferase SETMAR-like → MDRFTGPQRAYCVKQFYLNNFSLITVRRLFRVEYGLHDLSQCPSAPLIKKWVKKFEETGSTLNVKQTGGPRTSRSEENVQQVSASVRRDPDLSTRKRSAELGLSRTSLRRILKLDLKLHPYKIQLVQELNPNDLNLRKSYAETMLTRFSNFHNILFSDEAHFHLNGHVNKQNCRYWSSENPKAKHERPLHSPKVTVWAAISAKGIIGPYFFEDSRGRSVTVNSAEYVKMLREFLAPMLLEFAGYNRNTWFQQDGATCHTSNESLPVVKDMFPEKLISRRGDIPWPPRSPDLSPADFFLWGYLKSRVYIDKPNTLRQLKEKIIEEMSAISRPLCRRVFENFRTRLDECKNRNGGHLDEIIFKK, encoded by the coding sequence ATGGATCGCTTCACGGGGCCGCAACGCGCTTACTGCgtgaaacagttttatttaaacaacttttcGCTCATTACTGTGAGACGCTTATTTCGCGTTGAATATGGTTTACACGACTTAAGTCAGTGTCCAAGTGCTCCTTTAATAAAGAAATGGGTGAAGAAGTTCGAAGAGACGGGATCTACACTAAATGTGAAACAAACCGGCGGCCCGCGGACTTCTCGGAGCGAAGAGAACGTGCAGCAAGTTTCCGCTTCTGTTCGACGTGATCCAGATTTATCGACACGCAAACGTTCGGCTGAATTAGGATTATCCCGCACATCATTACGCCGTATTTTGAAATTAGATTTGAAATTACATCCATATAAGATCCAGCTAGTGCAAGAACTAAACCCTAATGATTTAAATTTGCGTAAGTCATATGCCGAAACAATGTTAACTCGATTCAGTAATTTTCACAACATCTTATTCTCTGACGAAGCCCATTTCCACCTAAATGGACATGTAAACAAACAGAATTGCAGGTATTGGAGCAGCGAAAATCCTAAAGCTAAACATGAGAGGCCACTTCACTCTCCCAAGGTAACTGTATGGGCTGCAATTTCAGCAAAAGGAATCATCGGACCTTACTTTTTTGAAGATTCTCGAGGCCGTTCAGTTACTGTTAATTCTGCCGAGTATGTGAAAATGTTACGGGAGTTCTTAGCACCGATGCTACTGGAATTTGCTGGCTATAATCGTAACACATGGTTTCAACAAGATGGAGCCACGTGTCACACATCGAACGAGTCCTTGCCGGTGGTCAAAGACATGTTTCCGGAAAAGCTGATATCCAGACGGGGTGACATCCCATGGCCACCCAGAAGTCCAGATCTATCACCAGCAGACTTCTTTTTATGGGGTTATTTAAAGAGTCGTGTCTACATTGATAAACCGAATACACTGCGTCAACTTAAAGAAAAAATCATCGAAGAGATGTCGGCGATCTCGCGGCCTCTTTGCAGAAGAGTATTCGAAAACTTTAGGACTCGCTTAGATGAGTGCAAAAACCGAAACGGTGGTCATTTAgacgaaataatttttaaaaaataa
- the lwr gene encoding SUMO-conjugating enzyme UBC9-A has translation MSGIASARLAEERKAWRKDHPFGFVARPMKNPDGSLNLMTWECAIPGKKGTPWEGGLYKLRMIFKDDYPSSPPKCKFEPPLFHPNVYPSGTVCLSLLDEEKDWRPAITIKQILLGIQDLLNEPNVKDPAQAEAYTIYCQNRLEYDKRVRAQARAMAATE, from the exons ATGTCGGGTATCGCAAGTGCACGTTTAGCCGAGGAGAGAAAAGCTTGGCGCAAGGACCATCCCTTT ggtTTCGTCGCCAGACCTATGAAAAATCCAGATGGATCATTGAATCTTATGACTTGGGAATGCGCGATTCCTGGTAAAAAGGGG ACACCATGGGAAGGTGGTTTATACAAGTTAAGAATGATCTTCAAAGATGATTACCCCTCGAGTCCCCCCAAGTGTAAATTTGAGCCACCTCTCTTCCATCCCAACGTGTATCCTTCCGGAACGGTTTGTTTATCTCTACTAGATGAAGAGAAAGACTGGCGTCCTGCGATCACCATCAAACAAATTCTTCTCGGTATCCAAGATCTCCTAAATGAGCCGAATGTAAAGGATCCTGCACAAGCTGAGGCATATACAATCTATTG CCAAAACCGGCTAGAATATGACAAGAGAGTAAGAGCGCAGGCGCGTGCTATGGCTGCAACTGAATGA